The genomic interval gGAACCCCGCTACCCCCTTCAGCACGTTCACTATGAAGTTACTGTTGATGCTTTTGTTTTCGGGACTTATGACTGGTTGTAGAGGGAACTCTTCCTCTGCTTCACCACCTAAGTTACTGCTGGTATCCTTTGATGGCTTCAGAGCTGACTATCTGCAGAACTATGAATTTCCTCATCTCCAGAATTTTATCAAAGAAGGTGTCTTGGTAGAGCAGGTTAAAAACGTCTTTATCACGAAAACGTTTCCAAACCACTACAGCATCGTGACGGGCCTGTATGAAGAAAGCCATGGCATCGTGGCTAATTCCATGTATGACGTCAacacaaagaaacatttttctgaccacaatgacaAGGACCCGTTTTGGTGGAATGAGGCAGTCCCCATCTGGGTGACCAATCAGCTTCAGGACAACAGATCGAGTGCTGCTGCTATGTGGCCCGGTACCGACGTGCCCATTCACAATAGCACGCCGTCCTATTTCATGAACTACAGCCCCTCAGTGTCATTTAGGGAAAGGCTCGGTAATGTCACCACATGGCTGAGCAGTTCGAACCCACCAGTGACCTTTGCGACACTCTATTGGGAGGAACCAGACGCTAGCGGCCACAAATACGGCCCCGAAGATAAAGAAAACATGCGCCGAGTGCTGGAAGAAATAGATGAACACATTGGTGAGCTGGTTCACAGACTCAAGGTGTTAGGACTGTGGGAGAGTCTTAATGTGATCATTACAAGTGATCACGGGATGACCCAGTGTTCTAAAGACAGGGTGATAAACTTGGACGGCTGCCTCGACCCCTCGTACTACACTCTTATAGACTTGACCCCAGTTGCTGCGATACTTcccaaaataagtaagtaaactTTTAACCAAGGAATATTTCAGTGGGTCAGTTGATTGAGGAGGGAGGGTTTTGTAAAAAGAATGGAGCTTGGATTTTATGTGGTTCACCACCATACACTCTTATACTCACTCAGAGTTAGGACTGTGTTTTTCCTGTGATGTTTTTCTTAGGCCGTTTAGGTTCAAAAggatattttctttgctttttgatatatttcttttatgtttatctttttattgaagtgtaagtgtacatcaaagtgactcatatatatatatagttttgtgtGAGATATACCTAATAATTTTCATCTACTGATCTTAGAATTAATAGTTAGTAGTAATATGTAATTAGTTTATGTTTACTTAGGAAGCTAGATGTGAAATTTGCCCCCTTTGTATAAAAGTCTACCCGGGAtaatcacaaaatgaaaagacagatatGTGAATGCATGAAAGGGGTGTGTGCGGGTGTGCACGTGCACTTGTGTGCACCCAGCACTGTTACATTAGTATTAttgccctgtttttttttttttaatgattaatagGAATTAATAGATAACATTGTTCAGGGCTTATTTCCAGTTATTCTAGTTAGAAATATTGTTTCCTTATCAGTCAACATGacctttttcctttgctgtttccttttcttccagaTAAAACAAAGGTTTATAGCAAACTGAAAGTCTGTGACCCTCACATGAATGTTTATCTCAAAGAAGACATTCCTGCCAGGTTTCACTATCAACATAGTGATCGAATTCAGCCTATTATTTTGGTTGCTGATGAAGGCTGGACAATTGTGCTAAATAAATCATCACTAAAATGTAAgtatttatttaggatttttcttctctgtccttgggataaATCACATGTTGTGACATTCTTCCACTAACAAGGTACTTTGATTTAGAGATGTTGACACAGTGTAATTAGTTTGATTTTCAATTAGATGATTCTCAGGTTTCCATTTGAGAACAATTTTTAGAAACCATAGTTTGATCCTTATATTAGAAGGTTGGGTGATCTTAAGGGTGAAGGAgtagttttacttttttgttaCCAAAATTGCAGTGACTGTGAGTAACTTTCAGGAATTGTTCTCTTGATTTGTAAAAATAAGAGAGtaggaagaagcaaagaaaataaaagaaaagtcaagaaacaaaataaagggAGAGAGATTAACTAGttcaaattcctttttcttttttagtgttaaaaaaaatgtgtccaaGTTTTCCCCCATGATGAAATAATATACCTGAGTGCTACTGCTATTTAGAACACCAAGCAAGAACCAGAAAGTATACAAACAAAAATCTACCAAGTAAACAAAGCAGAATCTTGCCACAAACTGAGGAAATGTTTAAGGAAGAATTAAGAGGTCTCCCCTGAACTGAAgcttatttacttgtttgttaaATTCAAtttgaatgcatttttttaaaatctgattttataGACCATAGCAGGGGTCATAAAAttcttctgtaaagggccagatagtaaatatttcagtcttTGTGGGCCAGCTGGTCTCTGTCTCAACTACTCAGTCCTGCCTTACAGtgggaaagcagccacagacaatacctAAATAAACTGATGTAGGGTGTCCAGTGAAACTCCCTTTACAGAAACAGGCAGAGGGCTGCATTTGACCAGCCTCTGTCATCTGCCAATCTCTGATCTATAGCAGTTCAGATGTGTCAGGCAAGGATAAAACTGAAGGCCGTTAGAATTTATGTATTATTAATGcttaccttgaaagtgaaagtcactcagtcgtctctgactctttgtgaccccatggactgtagcacgccagattcctctgtacatggaattctccaggcaagaatactggagtgagtagccattcccttctccaggggatcttcctcacccagggatggaacccaggtctcctgcattggaggcagattctttaccagctgagtcaccagggaagcccacaaatactggagtgggtagcctatcccttctccaggggatcttcccaacccaggaattgaactcaggtctcctgcattgtaggcagattccttaccagctgcgctaccagggaagcccataatatttaTCCTATATACTCATTATTGAAAActtgtaaaatacagaaaagttcagaaaagaaaacaaaaactattcaTACTTCTTCAATACAGAAGCATAGACAGATGTTAATTGTGGGCGTTTGCCCCCCTCTAATCTTTTCCTGTTACATACActgcatatttttattattaaatcatATGGTTTATGGTATCATTTACAATCATACTCATTTATATTATTGAAATcataatatctatatatatcattatattctGCTATTTTTTGTACTGGTCacagcattatttttattatgaaatatttcaaacatagaattaaagaatgatatattaaataaagaagtaaagaatGATATAGCAAACACTGATAGAGTCATCATTCAGTCACCTGAACCTCGCATGGAAGTGGGAGC from Bos indicus isolate NIAB-ARS_2022 breed Sahiwal x Tharparkar chromosome 23, NIAB-ARS_B.indTharparkar_mat_pri_1.0, whole genome shotgun sequence carries:
- the ENPP4 gene encoding bis(5'-adenosyl)-triphosphatase ENPP4 yields the protein MKLLLMLLFSGLMTGCRGNSSSASPPKLLLVSFDGFRADYLQNYEFPHLQNFIKEGVLVEQVKNVFITKTFPNHYSIVTGLYEESHGIVANSMYDVNTKKHFSDHNDKDPFWWNEAVPIWVTNQLQDNRSSAAAMWPGTDVPIHNSTPSYFMNYSPSVSFRERLGNVTTWLSSSNPPVTFATLYWEEPDASGHKYGPEDKENMRRVLEEIDEHIGELVHRLKVLGLWESLNVIITSDHGMTQCSKDRVINLDGCLDPSYYTLIDLTPVAAILPKINKTKVYSKLKVCDPHMNVYLKEDIPARFHYQHSDRIQPIILVADEGWTIVLNKSSLKLGDHGYDNSLPSMNPFLAAHGPAFHKGYKHSSINTVDIYPMMCHILGLKPHPNNGTFEHTKCLLVDQWCINLPEAIGIVIGALLVLTTLTCLIIIMQNRVSGPRPFSRLQLQEDDDDPLIG